Within Amycolatopsis sp. cg5, the genomic segment CGCCCGACGAGCGCACGCTGCTCGGCCTGCTCGCGCAGATGGGCCGGTACGAGGTCCGGCCGTCGAGCGAGGTCGCCGAGACGGCGTTGCGCGCGCTGTCCACCGGCGCCTACTTCGACGACGCGACCGGCAGCACCGACGCGATGGTCGCCTGGGTGGTCGCGCTGCTCGCGCTGATCTCCGCCGACGGCGTCGACGACGCCAGGCGCGAGATCGACCGGGCCAGGTCGCGGGTGCGGGCACACGGCTCTCCGGTCGAGTTCGCGATGGTGGCCAACGCGGCGCTGTTCCTCAACTGGCGGCTCGGGAACGTCCGGTTCATGGAGGCCGAGTCCGAAGGCACCCTGGCCGCGATCCAGCACGAGGATCCCGCGCCGCAGGTCATCGCGTTGCGCGCGACCTCGACGCATTTCATGGCCTACGCGGCCTTGGAACGCGGTGACTTCGAGTGCATGGCAGCGGTGCTCGCCAGGTTCGACGCCGAGCACGCCGACGCGCCGCGCATGATGCCGATGATGTGGCTGCACGAGCCGCGCGCGCTGCTCGCGCTCGCACTCGGCGACCCGATCAAGGCCAGGACCGAGGCCTTCTTACAGCGTGACGCGATGCTCGCGGTCGGCGTCGACCCGCCGTCCATCCCCTGGCGGCTGCCGGCCGTCCGCGCGGCGATGCTGCTCGGCGACGAAGCCGAGGCACTCACGCTGGCGGAGGAACAGCTCGTCATCGCGCGCAGGTGGGGCGCCGCGACCGAGGTCGGCGCCGCCCTGCGCCTGCTCGCGCACGCGGACGCGTCGCGCAGGCTCGATCTGCTCACCGAGTCCGTGGCAGTGCTGGAGACATCGCCGTCGCGTCTGCACCTGGCCCGCTCGCTGGTCGACCTCGGCGAAGCACTGCGCGTCGCCCGCAGGCGCACCGACGCACGCGTCCCGCTCAACCGCGGCATCGACCTGGCGACCGAATGCGGCTCGGACATGCTGCGCAAGCGTGGCGTCGAGGCGCTCGAAGCACTGGGCGACCGTCCGCGCAGGCCGATGTTCGCCGGTCGTGAGGCGCTGACCGCCAGCGAACGCCGGGTCGCCGACCTCGCCGCGCTCGGCCGCGCGAACCGGGAGATCGCCCAGGAACTGTTCGTGACCCCCAAGACGGTCGAGAACCACCTGGGCCGGATCTACACCAAGCTCGGCATCAACGGGCGCCGTGAGCTGGCGAAAGTCCTGGCGTAGGCACCCCCCCCCCAGACATGGGTTGAGGGATCGTCCCTCATGCGTTTGGGGGATCCCGGCGAACAAGCTTCACCTACCAACAGGCAGCACCACACCGGAGGTAGGAAGCCATGATCCGCAAGACCATCCTCGCCGCAGTCACCACCACCGCCCTCGCCGGCGCCATCTACCCGGCGACCGCGTCGGCCGACCTCGGCACGCCGCCGCCTTGCGTCAAGGTCTCCGACCTGACCGGCCCCACCTTCGAGGTCAAGCAGTGCGGCGTCAGCGACGTCGACCAGTTCCGCGCCGGGCTCGAGAACAACGGGAACGCCTACTGCGGCCCCACCTCCCTCTACAACGTCATGCACTACTGGTCCCATGTCCAGAAGGCGCCGATCGGCTGGGTGACCACCCGGGTCGGCAACCTCGAGCCGAAGGACCAGGCCGACTACAACGTCATCACCAACTCCATCGGCCGCATCGGGGTCGACGCCAAGTACGACGGCGGCACCAAGATGGGCAACCTCCGCACCGCGTGGAACATCGCCACGAAGCCGGCCCGCGACGCCGGCTGGTCGACCGCCGACGGCAACATCAGCTCCGCGACCAGCGCCGACTTCGCCGGTGACCTGGCCAAGCGGCTGAACCAGGGCCCGGTCCAGCTGGTCTACGGCCGCTACAAGGCGGGCCCGCAGGCAGGCTCGCTGCAGCGCAACGGCGGCCACATCGTCACCGTCGTCTCGGCCAAGGGCACCTTCAACGGCACCACCATGCAGCTCAAGCTGGCCGACCCCGGCCGCGCCGGTGACCACGGCCAGGACGGCTACCTGAACACCCAGTCCGCCTACGAGTCGCTGGACGTCACCCTGGAGCGCAAGAACATCTGGGAGTACGTCCCGGTCGCCGACGACGAGAACACCCCCGAGGACGAGAGCGTCCAGCCCGGCACCTACCGCTTCGTCCAGCGCTGGGAGCTCACCGGTCCCCGCTACGTCGGCACCACCCGCCAGATGGTCGAGACGTTCAACTGGTTCGCCATGGCCAAGCCGGTCGGCTGACGTTCCCCCCACAGGCTCCGCCCCCTCTGGTGGCGGGGCCTTCGGGTTTTTCCGAGAATGATGTCCGGTGTGGCCCGGCGGCTCCGACGTCCCTGACGAACGACCACCTAGAGCAGGGAGAAGACCATGAAGTACCTCATCATGATGTTCGGCTCGCAGAAGGACTACGACATGCTCGCCGGCGGCCCGACGAAGGGCCCCACCTGGACTCCAGAGGACTTCGCCAGGCTCGGCGAGTTCATGGAGAAGTGGAACGGCGCCCTCGTCGAGTCCGGTGAGTTCGTCGACGCCCAGGGCATGACCGCGCCCGTGCACGCCCGCCGCATCTCCGTGCGCGACGGCGTCCCGGTGGTCACGGACGGCCCGTACGCCGAAACGCAGGAAGTGCTCGCGGGCTACACCCTCGTCGACTGCGCGAGCTTCGACCGCGCGACCGAGATAGCCGCCCAGCTCGCGCACACCCCGCATCCCGAGGGTTCGGACCTCGGCCGTGACTGGTACGTCGACGTGCGGCCGATCGCGGATTCCAGGAACGACCTGGATGCCTGACGGCGCCGAGCGCTCCGAGGAGGGCTTCGAGGACCTGCGTGTGCTCGCACCGCGGGTCCTCGGCGCCCTCGTCCGCCGCTACGGCCACTTCGACCTCGCGGAGGACGCGGTCCAGGAAGCCATGCTGGCGGCCACCGTTCAATGGCCCGCCCAGGGTCGCCCGGACGACCCTCGGGCCTGGCTCATCACGGTGGCCTCCCGCAGGCTGACCGACCTCTTGCGCGCCGAACAGTCCCGCCACCGCCGTGAAGAGGCGGCACGCCCGGTGCCGACCGGCCCGATCCCTGACTCCGACGATTCATTGATCCTCCTGTTCCTGTGCTGTCATCCCTCACTTTCCACAGCGTCTCAGATAGCACTGACACTTCGGGCCGTCGGCGGCCTCACCACCGCCGAGATCGCGCGCGCTTTCCTTGTGCCAGAAGGAACAATGACCCGCCGTATCACCCGATCGAAGGAAAGAATCAAGGCGGGCGGAATCCCCTTCGCCCTGCCTCCCGACCACACGGACCGGCTGGCCGCGGTGCTCCACGTGCTCTACCTGATCTTCACCGAGGGCTACGCGTCCCTGCCCCGCAACGACTTGTCCCAGGAAGCGATCCGGCTCACCCGGTTGCTGGTCCGCCTGCTGCCCGGCGACGGCGAGGCGGCGGGCCTTCTCGCGCTGGAGCTGCTGACCGACGCCAGGCGCCCGGCCCGCCTGTCCCCCGACGGTTCCCTCGTCCCGATGGAATCGCAGGACCGCTCCCTCTGGAACGCCTCGCTCATCGCCGAAGGCACGGCGATCCTCACCAAGGTCCTGCCCCGGCAGAAGCCCGGCCCCTACCAGATCCAGGCCGCCATCGCGGCGCTCCACGACGAGGCTCCGTCAGCCGCCGAAACGGACTGGCCCCAAATCCTCGCCCTGTACGAAATCCTGCTGCGCCTTTCCGACAACCCGGTCGTCGCGCTGAACCACGCCGTCGCCGTGACCATGGTCCGAGGCCCCGAGGACGGCCTGAACCTGTTGCAGGCCTTGGAAAACGACGCACGCCTGAAATCGGATCACCGGCTGCCCGCAGCCCGAGCCCACCTTTTCGAGATGGCGGGTGACACGGCATCCGCCCGCGCCGCCTACGAAACAGCCGCCGCGATGTCACCGAGTCTCGCCCAGCAACGCTATCTACGCTCCCGCGCGGCCGGACTGCCAAGCCCGGAGAAATGGTGAAGGCTCCCCGCACCAGGCCGAACCTGGTACGGGGAGCCTTCTGTCTGGATTCGGTCAGGAGGCCATGTTCAGCTGGGTGGCCTTGACCGCGTTGGCGACCTGGGTGCAGTCGGCGGTGGTGGTGCCCGCGACGCCGGTTCGGGCGTTGGTGGTGCACGCCGAGTTCAGCGCGATGCCGAGGTCCTTGAAGGTGGAGTTCGCGCGGAGCAGGTTCTCCACCTTCCACCACAGCGCGATCGACTTGTCCTCGCCGATGCCGCGGACGGTCTGGCCGTTGAAGGTCGCGCCGTCGGTGATCAGGTAGACGGTCTTGCCGACGACGCCCGCGTTGGTGTGCGGGTCGGCGTTCGGGCCGGTCCAGTACGCGCCGTTGACGCGGTCAGGGTGCGGACCCTCGCCGGAGTTCCTCGGGTTTTTCATGTCGCGTACCTGGCCGAGCGAGGAGCCGACACCGAGCAGCCAGCGGTTCGCGCCGGTGGCGTTGGGGTCGTTCGCCTTGATCGCGATGAACTTGCCGAACACGTCGGACATGCCTTCGTTCAGCTGGGCGGCGTAGCCACCGTCCAAACCGGAGGTGTGCTGCGTGACGCCGTGGGTGAGCTCGTGCCCGGTGATGTCCATTGTGGTCACACCCTCACCGAACGCCATCTGCTCGCCGTCCCAGAAGGCGTTGGTCCACGGGCACTGCGTGTGGCGGAGGCCGTCGTTCTCGGTGCTGATCTCGCACATCCGCACGGTGCCGCGCAGCGCCTTGCCCCGGCCGTCGCCGTAGTCGGCGCCGATGTTGGCGGTCAGGTCGTAGCCGGTGTACTGGCTGAAGAAGTTCTGCGCCGCGCCGAAGTAGTCGTAGACCTTGTTGACGTCCTGCGTCGCGACGGCCGCCTGGCCCTCCTTGCGGGTGACCCCGAACGCGAGGCCGGTGCCGCAGCGGATGTCGGCTTCGGTCGCGATGTCGAGGTCGACGATCTTGCGGTTCGCGTCGCACACCACGCGGTTGGTCGCGTGCTTGGTCTCGCCCCAGACGGCCTGCACCTGCGCCGATTCCGCGCGGACGACGACGGTCCACTTGTCCTCGGGGTTCGCGCCGCGCACCGGCACGAAGTAGGCGGGGACGGCG encodes:
- a CDS encoding RNA polymerase sigma factor, giving the protein MPDGAERSEEGFEDLRVLAPRVLGALVRRYGHFDLAEDAVQEAMLAATVQWPAQGRPDDPRAWLITVASRRLTDLLRAEQSRHRREEAARPVPTGPIPDSDDSLILLFLCCHPSLSTASQIALTLRAVGGLTTAEIARAFLVPEGTMTRRITRSKERIKAGGIPFALPPDHTDRLAAVLHVLYLIFTEGYASLPRNDLSQEAIRLTRLLVRLLPGDGEAAGLLALELLTDARRPARLSPDGSLVPMESQDRSLWNASLIAEGTAILTKVLPRQKPGPYQIQAAIAALHDEAPSAAETDWPQILALYEILLRLSDNPVVALNHAVAVTMVRGPEDGLNLLQALENDARLKSDHRLPAARAHLFEMAGDTASARAAYETAAAMSPSLAQQRYLRSRAAGLPSPEKW
- a CDS encoding M4 family metallopeptidase gives rise to the protein MSSRILAVFTAALATSSLVVGGAAATAQTDQVSTDATGRVIAVEPATPAAAAAGATSDTSAAARSHTPKLAKQFRVTTGELALTGVTSLPGGSVARLQQKIGGVPVYGAQIVQDLDKNGALLAAVGKTTQRTTGAFPADAAAARALASKAALDAVAERDATAKGLRADAAQTYWYDASLGGEAQDATAVPAYFVPVRGANPEDKWTVVVRAESAQVQAVWGETKHATNRVVCDANRKIVDLDIATEADIRCGTGLAFGVTRKEGQAAVATQDVNKVYDYFGAAQNFFSQYTGYDLTANIGADYGDGRGKALRGTVRMCEISTENDGLRHTQCPWTNAFWDGEQMAFGEGVTTMDITGHELTHGVTQHTSGLDGGYAAQLNEGMSDVFGKFIAIKANDPNATGANRWLLGVGSSLGQVRDMKNPRNSGEGPHPDRVNGAYWTGPNADPHTNAGVVGKTVYLITDGATFNGQTVRGIGEDKSIALWWKVENLLRANSTFKDLGIALNSACTTNARTGVAGTTTADCTQVANAVKATQLNMAS
- a CDS encoding YciI family protein produces the protein MKYLIMMFGSQKDYDMLAGGPTKGPTWTPEDFARLGEFMEKWNGALVESGEFVDAQGMTAPVHARRISVRDGVPVVTDGPYAETQEVLAGYTLVDCASFDRATEIAAQLAHTPHPEGSDLGRDWYVDVRPIADSRNDLDA